In Edaphobacter dinghuensis, one genomic interval encodes:
- a CDS encoding type VI secretion system baseplate subunit TssG — protein MMTPKRASAMGLPPVNETAVLPVMPNLASGTHAFRHSADSAMACLAAMRISPSRIHLRRTGREAVPDGTVVAQSPAPGAMLEPDTQISLDVAGLGFNHALPVGMWDSGGEAEPGTKELLEGIDDPLDKLTHWTREGATLFRLSNTDKLACERWMALFGVNSADWPRELWFRLSSLLAQLPALACSEEGMRLVLGVLFQIPIESLRYQRSVAMIHRDKSTLLGVRASRLGIDTVVGDAVEDLAHLRITLGPVSLKTYEAFAEGEQARLLRRAFDFLMPAFLDYEIVWTVADAQRCPWLGMAERNSRLGVNMYLGDAV, from the coding sequence ATGATGACTCCAAAACGAGCCTCGGCGATGGGTCTTCCACCGGTCAATGAGACGGCGGTTTTGCCGGTGATGCCAAATCTGGCTTCGGGCACGCATGCCTTTCGCCACTCGGCAGACTCGGCGATGGCATGTCTTGCGGCGATGAGAATCTCTCCGTCGCGTATTCATCTGCGGCGCACGGGGCGAGAGGCGGTTCCGGACGGAACAGTTGTCGCGCAATCTCCGGCGCCCGGTGCGATGCTTGAACCGGATACGCAGATCTCTCTCGATGTCGCCGGATTGGGCTTCAATCATGCTTTGCCGGTCGGTATGTGGGACTCCGGCGGCGAGGCTGAGCCGGGGACCAAGGAGCTGCTCGAAGGCATCGACGATCCTTTGGACAAGCTGACCCATTGGACTCGTGAAGGCGCGACTCTTTTTCGTCTCTCAAATACCGACAAGCTCGCCTGCGAGCGATGGATGGCGTTGTTTGGTGTGAACAGCGCAGACTGGCCGCGGGAGTTGTGGTTTCGGCTGTCGAGCCTGCTGGCACAGCTTCCGGCACTTGCCTGCAGCGAAGAGGGAATGCGGCTGGTGCTCGGCGTGCTCTTTCAAATTCCGATTGAGAGTCTACGCTATCAACGATCGGTGGCGATGATTCATCGCGACAAGTCCACGCTGCTGGGTGTTAGAGCGAGCCGACTCGGCATCGATACGGTCGTCGGCGATGCGGTGGAAGACCTTGCGCATCTTCGAATCACGCTTGGCCCGGTTTCGCTCAAGACCTATGAAGCCTTTGCCGAAGGGGAACAGGCCCGGCTGTTGCGGCGCGCGTTCGATTTTCTGATGCCTGCATTTTTGGACTACGAGATTGTGTGGACGGTCGCGGATGCGCAGCGGTGCCCCTGGCTGGGTATGGCGGAACGGAATAGCCGACTTGGCGTCAATATGTACCTGGGCGATGCCGTGTGA